AGCCAGGTCGGTGATCCCGCTGAGAGCTTGCACCGTGCGGCCACAGCATCGCTCGCGCTGCTTGAGGCGCAACCGCCGTTCGATCGACGCTTCGATTGCCTCGTGCACAATGATCTTGTGCCGGGGAATATCATCGTCACATCCGAGGGTGCCCGCCTGATCGACTGGGACTGGGCGATATGTTCCCATCCCGCGCTCGATCTCTGCGGCGTTATGTCGCCGTTCGTGACTTCCTGGGAGGGCGAACTAGCGTTGCAACACGAGCAAGTCGCGGCGTTCCTCGAGCGCTATCTGCAACCGTTCAGCCGTGCCGAGTCGCGCATCATCATGCGTGGCCTTCTCGATGCCTGGCAGGCATTCAACACGATCGTCGCCAACTGGACCTACCGCAATGCCGATCCCGCCCGTCCGCATTTCCGCGACCCCGCCTTCTACCGTCGCTCCTTCGCCCACGCCGCCGGGATGTGGGCGTTCATGCGCGCGGAAATGGCAACCTGAGGGATCCACAGACGAGATGGTGGGCGGAGCCCACCCTACAGATCTCGACGGCTTCGTCCTCGTAGGGTGGGCTCTGCCCACCAACGATCCAGCTCCGTCGCGTGCCCGCCATCTCTGATGGCGGTTCCGCGCGACCACGGTCCGAGACCGCGGGCACACCTGTTGGCAGGACCTGACTCATTCAAACAGGAAGCTCACAGTCACGGTTGAGACAATTTCCTTATCAATCGAGCGCTCGTCACTCATCCCCATGTCCGACACCTCCTGGGAGTTGAGAGCGCGGATCTGAAAGACGCCGACGCGCGCAGATGCCGGCGCACCGACCTTGCGTCCGGTTATTTCCGCAAGCTGATGCGCCCGCAGCTTCGCATTCTCCGTCGCTGCCCTGATCATGTCGATCTTCAGCGCATCCAGGCCCGTAAACAGGTAGCGCGGACTCCCGGAATAGAATTCTATGCCGGCTTCCACAAGCGAAGATGCCGTGCGGGAGAGACTCGTCACGCGATCAATGTCATCAAGGGCGACTTTGAGGGTCTGCCGCAGGCTGTAACCCGTCAGAACCCCCTCTCGGTTCATGTTCTTGGCGATTTGAACGGCGCCGATCTCGTATTGCCCTTGTTGAAACCCCTCTTGTCCGAGGAAGGCCTCGGTCTTCGCCAGATGCGACTTGAGCTGGGAGTATGCCTCTTCGATGTTGGCGGCAGTGACAGAGACTGTCCCCTCCCATAGGCCGCGGTTGGATCGTATCGGCTTCGACGCCGAGCCGGTGACGGTGATCGTCTGCCCGAAAGCCTTGACCTTGACGAATGCCTTGGTGACGATCAGAGTGCTGATAACAACTGCCAGCCCGAGAAGGAAGCTGGCCACGATGATCCCTCCCTCCCCTTTATGGGAACCCTGAGCTTCTGACGTTTTCGCCTCCCGTACTTCCTCGACGTGCGGTGCTCGCCACGCGAGCTCATCTCATCCTCACTCCAGAATCCTCTCCAACGCGGCGATCAGCGGCGGTAGGTCGTTGGTCACTACATCCCAAAGAATGTCGAAATCCACCTCTTCGTAGGCGTGGATCAAACGGTTGCGAATGCCACCATCTGGGGCCACTGGATTGCCGAACTGTTGGCTCGGGCCTCAGCGCTCACGCCACTGGCGGCCTCTCCAATCACTGTGAGAAGGCGCACCAGCGCGAGATTCAGCTTCCGATCCCGATCGAGGTCTGTTCGGCTGAGCCCGCGACACATCTCGATGGCCTCACGGGCATACTCCAACATGTCCTGCATCCGGCCGGGATCATCACGCAGCGTCATATACCGCCTCCGCCGTCCGGATCACGTCATCGCGATACCGCTTCCCCAAGAACCCAGCGGTATTGAAATCGACCTTCCGGCCCAGAATCTCGGAGAGCTCATCTCCCATCCCGAAAAACGCCAGCCCCGGCGTCTGGCCCGGCTCGAATTCGACCAAGACGTCGACGTCGCTGTCGGGGGTGAAATCGTCGCGCAGGACCGAGCCGAAGAACGACAGCTTGCGGATGTGATTGCGCCGGCAGAATTCCCGAATGCGCGCGTGATCGACCGGTATGCGCACCATGGCACGGACCTCTGCCGGTAATTACGGCGGAAACGGCGGCATGGCAATCATGAAAAGAGGGCCATCAAGAAACAGCAGATTCCTCACTTCGTTCGGAATGACAGGGGAACGCCCAGGGGGATCCTGTCACCCCGAGCGTGGGGAGGGGTCTGCTGTTTTCGCCGGCGATGGCCTGTAGGGGCGCATCGCGATGCGCCCGTCTATCCTGGAGAGGACGGGCGGTTCGCGAACCGCCCCTACATGTCCCGCCAAAAACAGAAAGCCCCATTCGCTGTGTGCGAACGGGGCTTCGATTTACTCCCGGCGGCGATCTACTCTCCCACCCGCGCGAGCGGGCAGTACCATCGACGCAGAGGGGCTTAACGGCCGTGTTCGGAATGGGAACGGGTGTTTCCCCCTCGCCATTGCCACCGGAAACTTGTGGCGTTGATCAACCCTGACCAGGGTCAGGGCCACATCCTCTCGTTGCCGAGACCAGGATAAGAACCCTCACCCCAGCCCTCTCCCTCCAGGGAGAGGGGGATTAGAACCGATCGGTTCGCCGACAACTTCATATGGGAAGTGAATAGTGCACTGATTTCTTCTGACCCTCGCCCTTCGACTATGCTCAGGGCGAGCCCCACCCTCTCCTGGAGGAGAGGGAAGGTCAAATCGATCAACCCACCCAGGGATTTCGTCTGAAATCCCGTGGGAATTTTATTCGGTCAAGTCGCACGGCCGATTAGTATCGCTCGGCTGAACCCCTCACGGGGCTTACACCTGCGACCTATCAACCAGGTAATCTACCTGGGGCCTACAGACTCCGAAGAGTGGGAAACCTAGTCTTGGGGTGGGCTTAGCACTTAGATGCATTCAGCGCTTATCCCTTCCGGACGCGGCTACCCGGCGGTGCCACTGGCGTGACAACCGGTACACCGGAGGTCCGTCCATTCCGGTCCTCTCGTACTAAGAACAGCTCCCCGCAAGTTTCCTACGCCCGTATCAGATAGGGACCGAACTGTCTCACGACGTTCTAAACCCAGCTCACGTACCGCTTTAATCGGCGAACAGCCGAACCCTTGGAACCTTCTCCAGCTCCAGGATGCGATGAGCCGACATCGAGGTGCCAAACCTCCTCGTCGATGTGAACTCTCGGAGGAGATAAGCCTGTTATCCCCGGAGTACCTTTTGTCCGATGAGTGACGGCGCTTCCACGCGCAACCGCCAGATCACTAAGCCCTGCTTTCGCACCTGCTCGACTTGTTGGTCTCGCAGTCAAGCTCCCTTGTGCCTTTACGCTCTGCGGCTGATTACCAAACAGCCTGAGGGAACCTTTGGGCGCCTCCGTTACCGTTTAGGAGGCAACCGCCCCAGTCAAACTGCCCGCCTGGCAATGTTCCCGAGCCGGATTCACGGCCCTGGGTTAGAATTCCAATATAACAAGGGTGGTATTTCAACGGCGACTCCACCGAGTCTAGCGACCCGGTCTCAACGTCTCCCACCTATGCTACACATGCCACATCAAAACCCAATGCCAGGTTACAGTAAAGGTTCACGGGGTCTTTCCGTCCCGATACGGGTAAGCGGCATCTTCACCGCTGCTACAGTTTCGCCGAGCCCCTCGTTGAGACAGCGCCCAAGTTGTTACACCATTCGTGCAGGTCGGAATTTACCCGACAAGGAATTTCGCTACCTTAGGCAGGTTGTTACAGATCCCGGCCATCACCAACCATCGAGGACAGCGGGCTTTCAGCCCGCTGCGCAGGGGGCTGGAAGCCCTCTGTCCTCACACGGGCGTGTGATTGCATGGACAGGATCGGCCCGATCGTTTCCGTCGGGCTCTGCATGTCGCCATGCAGGTCGGACTATGTCTTGACGCACAGACTCAACCTACTGTCATCCTGAGCCCGATTCGCACCTTGTGCGAATCGGTCGCGAAGGATCTGCTTTTCTTGGACAGCAGATTCCTCGCTGCGCTCGGAATGACAAGAGCGCGCGCGTCTCCGGCGTATAGTCTCTGGGGATTCCGCAAACGAACCGTCTTGCCGGGCACGGCACGCCGTGCCCCTACAAGAACTGTCAACTGCGGTCTTTCCTGCTGGTTGTCCGCACCGAGGACGTTGTCACACGCGTCGGGGACGTAGACGGGCGCGTTGCCATGCGCCTCCACAAGAGCCACAACGCCTGTAGTCTCGGATACACGGAGGTTCCAGCATATAGCCGGATTTGGTAACGGCCCTATTTTCGTTCTGCGGTTGCAGAACAAGGGTAGCGAATCGGATAAAGGGGACGTGATTGAACCGTTATAGTTACGGCCGCCGTTTACTGGGGCTTCGATTCAGAGCTTCGTCCGCCTTGCGGCGAACTGACCCCTCCTCTTAACCTTCCAGCACCGGGCAGGTGTCAGTCCGTATACGTCGCCTTCTTAGGCTTCGCACAGACATGTGTTTTTAGTAAACAGTCACCCAGGCCACTTTACTGTGGCTCCATTCCGCCGCCGTGGCGTGCACGACGACGTACTCAGGAGCACCCCTTCTTCCGAAGTTACGGGGCCATTTTGCCTAGTTCCTTAACGAGGGTTCTCTCGAGCACCTTAGGATATTCTCCTCACCCACCTGTGTCGGTTT
The nucleotide sequence above comes from Candidatus Zixiibacteriota bacterium. Encoded proteins:
- a CDS encoding SIMPL domain-containing protein (The SIMPL domain is named for its presence in mouse protein SIMPL (signalling molecule that associates with mouse pelle-like kinase). Bacterial member BP26, from Brucella, was shown to assemble into a channel-like structure, while YggE from E. coli has been associated with resistance to oxidative stress.), translated to MASFLLGLAVVISTLIVTKAFVKVKAFGQTITVTGSASKPIRSNRGLWEGTVSVTAANIEEAYSQLKSHLAKTEAFLGQEGFQQGQYEIGAVQIAKNMNREGVLTGYSLRQTLKVALDDIDRVTSLSRTASSLVEAGIEFYSGSPRYLFTGLDALKIDMIRAATENAKLRAHQLAEITGRKVGAPASARVGVFQIRALNSQEVSDMGMSDERSIDKEIVSTVTVSFLFE
- a CDS encoding nucleotidyltransferase family protein; this translates as MVRIPVDHARIREFCRRNHIRKLSFFGSVLRDDFTPDSDVDVLVEFEPGQTPGLAFFGMGDELSEILGRKVDFNTAGFLGKRYRDDVIRTAEAVYDAA